The Pseudomonas eucalypticola genome has a window encoding:
- a CDS encoding DUF1652 domain-containing protein: MNKMTFPNACQVMRWHFHPMGFEGSMDAPSSMVARLFDRASGETLIAIAGIPCATVMNAADVERIIEAVEAELEAFIPPHSLSAYG, encoded by the coding sequence ATGAACAAAATGACCTTTCCCAACGCCTGCCAGGTCATGCGTTGGCACTTTCACCCCATGGGTTTCGAGGGCAGCATGGATGCCCCGAGCAGCATGGTGGCGCGCCTGTTCGACCGCGCCAGTGGCGAGACCTTGATCGCCATCGCCGGTATTCCCTGTGCCACGGTGATGAACGCGGCCGACGTGGAACGCATCATCGAAGCAGTCGAAGCAGAGCTGGAGGCGTTCATTCCGCCGCATTCGTTGTCGGCCTACGGCTGA
- a CDS encoding aminotransferase class I/II-fold pyridoxal phosphate-dependent enzyme has protein sequence MNSSLALDALTTAQPIKDDITQHEISALKTRFNLADAHTHQAQSPSQQQIIQNLPALWYQAESQTQYQSEQAFIETFFTFHGQRHALKRRDEIYLVYAASIAMHITATYLRKRNMSVGLIEPCFDNLHDLLKHMEVPMTPLPESIFADPAMVYSQLSQHAEGLDAIFLVDPNNPTGTSLFADGPEPFVEVARYCRDHGKLLILDFCFASFLLASGRKRVDAYQILDEMGTDYIVMEDTGKTWPLQDTKCATLMSSTRINPDIYSLVTSVLLNVSPFVLNVVTQYVRDSAQDQFASVRDLLDRNRAIARECLHGDFLNYLEPKVETSVAWFEIRRDGVTADALQAYLLTHEIYVLPGKYFYWSQPERGQKYIRLALARKPEDFAAAVQTIARALEVFNG, from the coding sequence ATGAATAGTTCACTGGCCCTTGATGCCCTGACCACTGCCCAGCCGATCAAGGACGATATTACCCAGCACGAAATATCGGCCCTCAAGACGCGATTCAACCTGGCCGATGCTCATACGCACCAGGCGCAAAGCCCGAGTCAGCAGCAGATCATCCAGAACCTGCCAGCGCTGTGGTATCAGGCCGAATCGCAAACCCAGTACCAGAGCGAACAGGCGTTCATCGAGACCTTCTTCACCTTTCACGGCCAGCGCCATGCGCTCAAGCGCCGCGATGAGATTTACCTGGTGTATGCCGCCTCCATCGCCATGCACATCACGGCCACGTACCTGCGCAAGCGCAACATGAGCGTGGGCCTGATCGAACCTTGCTTCGACAACCTGCACGACCTGCTCAAGCACATGGAAGTGCCCATGACGCCGCTGCCCGAGTCGATTTTCGCTGACCCGGCGATGGTCTACAGCCAGCTGAGCCAGCATGCCGAGGGCCTGGACGCGATCTTCCTGGTCGACCCCAACAACCCCACCGGCACCAGTCTGTTCGCCGACGGCCCCGAGCCGTTCGTGGAAGTCGCACGCTATTGCCGCGACCACGGCAAGCTGCTGATCCTGGACTTCTGCTTTGCCTCCTTCCTGCTGGCCAGCGGCCGCAAGCGCGTGGACGCCTACCAGATCCTCGACGAGATGGGCACCGATTACATCGTCATGGAAGACACCGGCAAGACCTGGCCGTTGCAGGACACCAAATGCGCGACCCTGATGAGCAGCACACGCATCAACCCGGACATCTACAGCCTGGTCACCAGCGTGCTGCTGAACGTTTCGCCGTTCGTGCTCAACGTGGTCACCCAGTACGTGCGCGACAGTGCCCAAGACCAGTTCGCCTCGGTACGTGACCTGCTGGACCGCAACCGCGCCATCGCCCGAGAGTGCCTGCACGGGGATTTCCTCAATTACCTGGAGCCCAAGGTCGAGACCAGCGTGGCCTGGTTCGAGATTCGCCGCGACGGTGTCACGGCCGATGCGTTGCAAGCCTACCTGCTGACCCATGAGATCTATGTGTTGCCGGGCAAGTATTTCTACTGGAGCCAACCCGAGCGCGGTCAGAAATACATCCGCCTGGCGTTGGCCCGCAAACCTGAAGATTTCGCTGCCGCCGTGCAGACCATCGCCCGTGCTCTGGAGGTGTTCAATGGTTAA
- a CDS encoding pyridoxal phosphate-dependent aminotransferase codes for MRYSALTQRIAGDGAAAWNIHYRALEMLDQGRDVILLSVGDPDFDTPAPIVEAAVASLRAGHTHYSEVRGNLGLRQAIARHHGQCSGRVVHADEVVVLPGAQCAVFSVAQCLLDPGDEVLVPEPMYVTYEAVFGACGATVVPVPTRPEHGFRVQAVDVAARITPRTRALMINSPHNPSGAASPLATWQALAGLCTAHDLWLISDEVYSELLYGGEHLSPASLPGMAARTATINSLSKSHAMTGWRVGWVVAPVELARHLSHLALCMLYGLPDFIQDAAQVAIEAPLPALARMRDTYRERCDAVCAALQDCPGVRPLKPDGGMFVMVDIRATGLSAQAFADRLLDEQGVSVLAGEAFGPSAAGHVRLGLVQDTERLLEACRRIARCAGSYHRP; via the coding sequence ATGCGTTATTCCGCCCTGACCCAACGTATCGCCGGTGACGGCGCCGCCGCCTGGAACATTCACTACCGTGCCCTGGAGATGCTTGACCAGGGCCGGGACGTTATCCTGCTGTCGGTGGGTGACCCGGACTTCGACACCCCGGCGCCGATCGTCGAGGCGGCCGTCGCCAGCCTGCGTGCCGGCCACACCCATTATTCGGAGGTGCGCGGCAACCTGGGGTTGCGCCAGGCGATCGCCCGCCACCATGGCCAGTGCAGTGGCCGGGTGGTGCACGCCGATGAGGTGGTGGTGTTGCCGGGTGCCCAGTGTGCGGTGTTCAGCGTAGCCCAGTGCCTGCTCGACCCCGGTGACGAGGTGCTCGTCCCCGAGCCCATGTACGTGACCTACGAAGCGGTGTTCGGTGCCTGCGGCGCCACGGTGGTGCCGGTGCCGACACGCCCCGAGCACGGTTTTCGTGTGCAGGCCGTCGATGTCGCCGCCCGGATCACCCCGCGTACCCGCGCCCTCATGATCAACAGCCCGCACAACCCATCGGGTGCGGCCTCGCCGCTGGCTACCTGGCAGGCGCTGGCCGGCCTGTGTACTGCGCATGATCTGTGGCTCATCAGCGATGAGGTGTACAGCGAGTTGCTGTACGGCGGTGAGCACCTGAGCCCGGCGAGCCTGCCGGGGATGGCGGCACGCACCGCGACCATCAACAGCCTGTCCAAGTCCCATGCCATGACCGGCTGGCGGGTAGGGTGGGTGGTGGCGCCGGTGGAGTTGGCCCGCCACCTCAGTCACCTGGCGCTGTGCATGCTCTACGGGCTGCCGGACTTCATCCAGGATGCCGCGCAGGTGGCCATCGAAGCGCCGTTGCCGGCTCTGGCCCGTATGCGCGACACCTATCGAGAGCGCTGTGACGCAGTGTGCGCGGCCTTGCAGGACTGCCCGGGTGTACGGCCGCTGAAGCCTGATGGCGGCATGTTCGTGATGGTCGACATCCGCGCCACCGGGCTCAGCGCCCAGGCGTTCGCTGACCGCCTGCTGGATGAGCAGGGGGTGTCGGTACTGGCAGGCGAGGCGTTCGGTCCCAGCGCAGCAGGGCATGTGCGCCTGGGGTTGGTGCAGGACACCGAGCGTTTGTTGGAGGCCTGCCGTCGAATAGCCCGCTGCGCCGGGTCTTACCACAGGCCCTGA
- a CDS encoding Rieske (2Fe-2S) protein: MSSDLEELTRAETFNLVVADREYQVPHQCPHREGWLEHGMVNEGRRTITCPLHFSVFCLETGKQLGGPECGSLKVKRLR; encoded by the coding sequence ATGTCGAGCGATCTTGAGGAACTGACCCGTGCCGAGACCTTCAACCTGGTGGTCGCCGACCGCGAGTACCAGGTACCCCACCAGTGCCCGCATCGCGAGGGTTGGCTGGAGCACGGGATGGTCAACGAAGGCCGTCGCACCATCACCTGCCCGCTGCATTTTTCGGTGTTCTGCCTGGAGACCGGCAAGCAGTTGGGGGGGCCTGAGTGTGGCAGCCTGAAGGTGAAGCGGTTGAGGTAG
- a CDS encoding DUF6190 family protein: MVNASAPLIDATVFMGMHHADPAVKQQSLAFFGNHFDKTVKMNFAQIGLCDAVIWKKARALQDVYYPFMDVLHTDMNIERQGYCQRVLERAAQADELQGLDAERKLLAAQVLEYRLPFFTHDPRLTGLAALQPYLQPFPALDDPQVFPAALQALYQHSTALVVAAEDLAHV; encoded by the coding sequence ATGGTTAATGCCAGCGCTCCGTTGATCGACGCCACCGTGTTCATGGGCATGCACCATGCCGACCCTGCGGTGAAGCAGCAGTCGTTGGCATTCTTCGGCAACCATTTCGACAAGACGGTGAAGATGAACTTCGCCCAGATTGGCTTGTGCGATGCGGTTATCTGGAAAAAAGCCCGAGCGCTCCAGGACGTCTATTACCCGTTCATGGACGTGCTGCACACCGACATGAACATCGAGCGCCAAGGCTACTGCCAGCGTGTGTTGGAGCGCGCCGCGCAGGCCGATGAACTGCAGGGCCTGGATGCCGAGCGCAAACTGCTGGCTGCCCAGGTGCTGGAGTACCGTTTGCCATTCTTCACCCATGACCCGCGGTTGACCGGCCTGGCGGCGTTGCAGCCTTACCTGCAGCCGTTCCCGGCCCTGGACGACCCTCAGGTTTTTCCTGCTGCGTTGCAGGCGCTGTACCAGCATTCCACTGCGCTGGTGGTGGCGGCGGAGGACCTGGCCCATGTCTGA
- a CDS encoding methyl-accepting chemotaxis protein, with amino-acid sequence MSLRNISIAPRAFLGFAFIALLVVALGVFASNRMALIRQASVDMQTNQLPSISFLGNVTEGVVRLRVTSFRLLVNREPEMVADTDARIAVLVDKVKQAAHNYEVLPAGPEEAALYREFQGTLNNYLQLQSRLQDLSHQNKLEDMRTLLNTGIKEGSDKMGEQLGRLVAINQAGAKAANDEAAAQYSLANLCVIIVSVIACLMTIVLAWLLTRSIVTPLSVAVKAAQTIAAGNLTQPIQVQGRDEPAQLLQALAQMQGNLRQTIEQIAGSATQLASAAEELSAVTEEASKGLLAQNQEIEQAATAVNEMTAAVEEVARNAVSTSQASQDSNQVALQGRDRVTDTVGAIQHMTQEVQRTSVLVEGLAAQGRDIGQVLDVIRAIAEQTNLLALNAAIEAARAGEAGRGFAVVADEVRALAHRTQQSTREIEQMVSGIQTGTGEAVQSMQQSTQRSQSTLDMAREAGGALQQITESISLINERNLVIASASEEQAQVAREVDRNLVNIRDLANQSAAGAHQTSAASHELSRLAVDLSGMVARFVI; translated from the coding sequence ATGTCCCTTCGAAATATAAGCATTGCCCCTCGCGCGTTCCTCGGCTTCGCCTTCATCGCCCTGCTGGTCGTGGCGCTGGGCGTGTTCGCGTCCAACCGCATGGCGCTCATCCGCCAGGCCTCCGTGGACATGCAGACCAACCAGTTGCCCAGTATCAGTTTCCTGGGCAATGTCACCGAGGGCGTGGTGAGGTTGCGCGTCACTTCGTTCCGCCTGCTGGTCAACCGTGAACCGGAAATGGTCGCCGATACCGACGCGCGCATCGCGGTATTGGTGGATAAAGTCAAACAGGCCGCGCACAACTATGAAGTGTTGCCAGCAGGGCCTGAAGAGGCGGCGCTTTACCGCGAGTTCCAGGGCACGCTCAACAACTACCTGCAATTGCAGAGCCGCCTGCAAGACTTGTCGCATCAGAACAAGTTGGAAGACATGCGCACCCTGCTCAATACCGGCATCAAGGAGGGTTCCGACAAGATGGGCGAACAGCTCGGGCGGCTGGTGGCCATCAACCAGGCAGGGGCCAAGGCTGCCAACGATGAAGCCGCCGCGCAGTACAGCCTGGCGAACCTGTGCGTGATCATCGTTTCGGTGATCGCCTGCCTGATGACCATTGTGCTGGCCTGGCTGTTGACCCGCAGCATCGTCACCCCGCTCAGCGTGGCCGTGAAGGCCGCGCAGACCATTGCCGCCGGCAACCTTACCCAGCCTATCCAGGTGCAAGGCCGCGACGAACCCGCGCAACTGCTTCAGGCCCTGGCCCAGATGCAGGGCAACCTGCGCCAGACCATCGAGCAGATCGCAGGTTCGGCCACGCAATTGGCTTCGGCCGCCGAAGAACTGAGCGCCGTGACGGAAGAAGCCTCCAAGGGCCTGTTGGCGCAGAATCAGGAAATCGAGCAGGCGGCTACCGCGGTCAACGAAATGACCGCGGCGGTGGAAGAGGTGGCGCGCAACGCGGTGTCCACTTCCCAGGCGTCCCAGGACTCCAACCAGGTAGCACTGCAGGGCCGCGACCGGGTCACCGATACCGTGGGCGCGATTCAGCACATGACCCAGGAAGTGCAGCGGACCTCGGTGCTGGTCGAGGGCCTGGCGGCCCAGGGCCGCGACATCGGCCAGGTGCTGGACGTGATACGCGCCATCGCTGAACAGACCAACCTGCTGGCGCTGAACGCGGCCATCGAAGCGGCCCGTGCCGGTGAGGCCGGGCGCGGTTTCGCGGTGGTGGCCGACGAGGTCAGGGCGCTGGCCCATCGTACCCAGCAGTCCACCCGGGAGATCGAGCAGATGGTCAGTGGTATCCAGACCGGCACCGGCGAGGCCGTGCAGTCCATGCAGCAGAGCACGCAACGCAGCCAGTCCACCCTGGACATGGCACGCGAGGCGGGGGGCGCGTTGCAGCAGATCACCGAGTCGATCTCGCTGATCAACGAGCGCAACCTGGTGATCGCCAGTGCGTCCGAGGAGCAGGCCCAGGTGGCCCGGGAAGTGGACCGCAACCTGGTCAACATCCGCGATCTGGCCAACCAGTCCGCGGCCGGCGCGCACCAGACCAGCGCCGCCAGCCATGAACTGTCACGCTTGGCGGTGGACCTGAGTGGCATGGTGGCGCGATTTGTGATTTGA
- a CDS encoding LuxR family transcriptional regulator, which translates to MSCPVLRIETSMTLDTSNNKKLLRALQSSMPLLNNLPLAYIALNKQSQCVSRLVSNYPAAWLGVYRRFNYHQIDPVIQYGINQVAPFPWRKARGVTANHGDTLFSQSRHFQLSGGYTFILHDACGQFAALSLSNADQCPEFDTRIGDHAAQLQMVLIDVHQQALELPAAHGAHSAGGLSEREMTILTWVVRGKAYSEIAGLAGIVERTVKFHMSNIVRKLGVNTAKEAVFKATTLGLV; encoded by the coding sequence GTGTCCTGCCCGGTTTTAAGGATTGAAACCAGCATGACGCTCGATACATCGAATAATAAGAAGTTGCTCAGGGCATTGCAGTCGTCAATGCCGTTGTTGAATAACCTGCCGTTAGCCTATATTGCCCTCAATAAACAGAGCCAGTGCGTCAGCCGCCTGGTCTCGAATTACCCTGCCGCATGGCTGGGTGTCTACCGTCGGTTCAATTACCACCAGATCGACCCCGTTATTCAATATGGCATCAACCAGGTAGCCCCGTTTCCCTGGCGCAAGGCCCGTGGCGTGACGGCCAATCATGGCGACACGCTGTTCAGCCAGTCGCGGCACTTTCAATTGAGCGGCGGCTATACCTTTATTCTGCATGACGCCTGTGGCCAGTTCGCGGCCCTGAGCTTGAGCAATGCCGACCAGTGCCCTGAATTCGACACCCGTATTGGCGACCATGCCGCGCAGTTGCAGATGGTATTGATCGATGTGCATCAGCAAGCGCTGGAGTTGCCCGCCGCGCACGGTGCGCATTCGGCGGGCGGGTTGTCGGAGCGGGAAATGACCATCCTGACGTGGGTGGTCAGGGGCAAGGCCTACAGCGAGATCGCCGGGCTGGCAGGCATTGTCGAGCGAACCGTGAAATTCCACATGAGCAATATCGTGCGCAAGCTGGGCGTCAACACGGCCAAGGAGGCCGTGTTCAAGGCTACGACGCTAGGTCTTGTATGA
- a CDS encoding acyl-homoserine-lactone synthase translates to MPEHTIAFHASAHPDTCPSVLSQLYGLRKKVFADRLNWKVQVRNGHEFDHYDNADATYIVGCWNGQPLAGVRLINTQQPYMVEGPFRAFFDVEPPKHPRLCESSRFFVDTERASALGLATQPFTELLLLAMHNHAQATGMKAVVTVVSAAMSRIVRRAGWHYEVLSQGQASPGERVLLLSMPVDEANRQRLLARIGTPAGLDLTVARFPASAPQRFIQDLAS, encoded by the coding sequence ATGCCCGAACACACTATTGCTTTTCATGCCTCTGCTCACCCCGATACCTGCCCTTCGGTGCTCTCGCAGTTATACGGGTTGCGCAAGAAAGTATTCGCTGACCGCCTGAACTGGAAGGTTCAGGTGCGCAACGGCCATGAGTTCGACCACTACGACAATGCCGATGCCACTTACATTGTCGGCTGCTGGAATGGCCAGCCATTGGCCGGGGTGCGGCTGATCAATACCCAGCAGCCCTACATGGTCGAAGGCCCTTTTCGAGCGTTTTTCGACGTTGAGCCGCCCAAGCACCCACGGTTGTGCGAGTCCAGCCGCTTTTTCGTCGACACCGAGCGCGCCAGCGCCCTGGGCCTGGCGACCCAACCCTTCACAGAGCTGCTGCTGTTGGCCATGCACAACCATGCCCAGGCAACCGGGATGAAAGCCGTGGTGACCGTGGTGAGTGCGGCGATGTCACGTATCGTGCGCCGCGCCGGCTGGCACTACGAGGTGCTCAGCCAGGGTCAGGCGTCACCGGGCGAACGGGTGTTGCTGCTGAGCATGCCAGTGGACGAGGCCAACCGGCAGCGGCTGCTGGCGCGCATCGGCACGCCAGCAGGGCTGGACCTGACCGTGGCGCGTTTTCCCGCCAGCGCGCCGCAGCGGTTCATACAAGACCTAGCGTCGTAG
- a CDS encoding iron-containing redox enzyme family protein produces the protein MTPSHKALFRANRALIERLTPIDPALLEFEQQWVEANFAATLTPEQPTDLAQLRKALAELIAFEKDQAPDSVVYVANDMDRAEFKILVQEFALDGLTEAQVFYHLMPRLSLEAQMPMLRMMIDEFGSGNIKRSHTTLYQELLRELEMPVDLEHHIQVNGEAGCSFPNLFCWLTMRADDPSYFAGFVTYFETVVPFFFECYTDLCTRLGIQAHAYYSEHVHIDVFHALEGQRLLKAMDSGGHLDVGKAWRGICMGREIINAAFDAAVLKAQEMTRERQRHVERS, from the coding sequence ATGACCCCCTCGCACAAGGCCCTGTTTCGGGCCAACCGCGCGCTGATCGAACGGCTGACACCTATCGACCCGGCCCTGCTGGAGTTCGAACAGCAATGGGTTGAGGCTAACTTCGCCGCCACCCTCACGCCGGAGCAACCCACTGACCTGGCGCAATTGCGCAAGGCGTTGGCCGAGCTGATCGCCTTCGAGAAGGATCAGGCTCCCGACAGCGTCGTCTACGTGGCCAATGACATGGACCGCGCAGAGTTCAAGATTCTGGTGCAGGAGTTTGCCCTCGACGGCCTCACCGAAGCGCAGGTGTTCTACCACCTGATGCCGCGGCTTTCGCTGGAAGCGCAGATGCCCATGTTGCGCATGATGATCGACGAGTTCGGCTCGGGGAACATCAAGCGTTCGCACACCACGCTGTACCAGGAGCTGCTGCGCGAACTGGAGATGCCGGTCGACCTGGAGCACCACATCCAGGTCAACGGCGAGGCGGGGTGTTCGTTCCCCAACCTGTTCTGCTGGCTGACCATGAGGGCGGATGACCCGTCCTATTTCGCCGGTTTCGTGACCTATTTCGAAACCGTGGTGCCGTTTTTCTTCGAGTGCTACACCGACCTGTGCACGCGCCTGGGTATCCAGGCCCATGCCTACTATTCCGAGCATGTGCACATCGATGTGTTTCATGCCCTGGAAGGCCAGCGGTTGCTCAAGGCGATGGACAGCGGCGGCCACCTGGACGTGGGCAAGGCCTGGCGGGGCATCTGCATGGGCCGCGAGATCATCAACGCCGCCTTCGACGCCGCCGTGCTGAAGGCCCAGGAAATGACCCGGGAGCGCCAGCGCCATGTCGAGCGATCTTGA
- a CDS encoding dihydrodipicolinate synthase family protein, protein MSEGKLFVPLVTPLDDAQGICVASVRRLLHSCAPFVDGYIPCLTSGEGWRLSDAQWQAMLGATLDLAGGKTVIAGIEAATTEQVVARAWLAERMGAHAVMFTSPFAPGLTQPQIIKHYRAVHAATSLPLMIYNESALSGNEKTLPTLLAIAALGRVTAIKDSPSVPRTAADIQALRSAGLAYLIGWEAQLAGALGSDGNVVSLANLEPGVCRLATVADQPRVAQWVARLDERFNLGADDWYAWVKRELKARGVLASDYLVKEDERP, encoded by the coding sequence ATGTCTGAAGGCAAACTCTTCGTGCCGCTGGTCACGCCGCTGGATGACGCCCAGGGCATTTGCGTGGCGAGCGTCCGGCGCCTGTTGCACAGCTGCGCGCCCTTCGTGGATGGCTACATTCCCTGCCTGACGTCCGGGGAGGGCTGGCGCCTGAGCGACGCCCAGTGGCAGGCCATGCTGGGTGCCACCCTGGACCTGGCGGGGGGAAAGACCGTGATCGCCGGCATCGAGGCGGCCACCACCGAACAGGTGGTGGCTCGTGCCTGGCTCGCCGAGCGCATGGGCGCCCATGCGGTGATGTTTACCTCGCCATTCGCCCCGGGACTCACCCAACCGCAGATCATCAAGCACTACCGGGCCGTGCATGCTGCCACCTCGTTGCCGCTGATGATCTACAACGAGTCGGCGTTGTCGGGCAATGAAAAGACCCTGCCCACCCTGTTGGCCATCGCCGCCCTGGGGCGGGTGACGGCGATCAAGGACTCGCCTTCGGTGCCGCGTACGGCGGCAGACATCCAGGCCCTGCGCAGCGCCGGCCTGGCCTACCTGATCGGCTGGGAAGCGCAGTTGGCGGGTGCGTTGGGCAGTGACGGCAACGTGGTGTCGCTGGCCAACCTGGAGCCTGGGGTATGCCGCCTTGCCACCGTCGCCGACCAGCCCCGCGTGGCCCAGTGGGTGGCGCGCCTGGACGAGCGCTTCAACCTGGGCGCCGATGACTGGTATGCCTGGGTCAAACGTGAACTCAAGGCTCGCGGCGTGCTGGCCAGCGATTACCTGGTAAAGGAGGACGAACGGCCATGA